AGTTTGGAATCCCTTGAGTAATCTGAGGGATGCTGCAATAtgcaatatttcattttgtttattgattATCTTCATGTGTAACACTATGGTTAATGTGTTTGTGAGTAATATATGATGTCTTATTGGCAGGTAGTATGTTAATTGTGGTCTGTGAACTAAAGGCAGACTGTGTGCCTCATCCACAGCTACCTTAAGACTCTGTCAGTAGTGGCTATTATATTGCATTGAGCATATGGTCTTATGTGCTTTTTTACCTGTGATAGCGTATCACACACTAATTCCTAGGACACCAATGGCTCAGTTCATCAGGAGAGGTCTAAACATCAGCATGAACACCTGTTTGAATTTCCTAAGGTTCGGTTTCCTACTGGTAACGAAAGAGGAACTAATCCTTGATCACAATGCTATTTGAGAATAAAATTGTACTATGTACAACATCAGTACACACCAGACTTGTCAGGTAATCAGTGTAATCAAGAcatattttattgtgtttctttAAATCAAGTGTTTTTACTTAGACATTCTTATTTCTCCTCTACCAAGTGCAGTCCAGGTAGAAGTCTAGAGAGTACAAGCCAACATGAACTCCCTTTCATATTTTGCTACTACAGCTTGAACCCCAGCTTCTGGTCATTGAccaattatcttttaaatttcgTGTGAGTTAAGTTTCTTGGGTGATTTGCTAGTCCtttatctgatttcttttttcttagccTCTACACAATGATACTGTATCATAATTCATAAATCAATGATAAGATAGTACACACTTTAGAGTTCATTAAAAGAGAGGATCCATGCCCCTAGCAATTCATAGATCTTTGGAGTAGAATATTTGTTGTCTTTCCCCAGTACATGAATACAAAAGGCAGTCAAGATTCCTCCATAAACTTGCCACAAGAAAGGGCCATCTTTGGGGGATGGCATGGGGGTTGTTgtagagcagttaggatagagaagagacaaaCATGACAAttatagttgggaatgatcatttTGGAAAGGAACTGAGAGCggaaagtaggtaaaggcataatctttacctactttgataatttcattatctTTACTGCAGAACCTACGACCCAAAAGGAAATGGTGTAGGTTGGAAGGGAAACTCAGACCATAGGAGAAAGAGTCCTACACTCTTCTTCCACACtgctgaagggactggtgttggaactttAAATGACAgaaagcaaatcatgaacaactttataactgtctATATAACcgttcttcaatttttaaaaaaagattacctCCACAACACTGTTTCATAATCCCACTCTTAGACTAGATTTCCAAAGAAATATTAAACCTAGAGTCTATGTGACAAACCTAAATGACCCAAATTTGAAATTACTTTTTCACACCTGTGATAATAAGGGCAATACAATATGCCATGTAAACCATAAAGtctcaaaatgtatttattggaAATAAAGTGTTTGAAACACTGCATGAATTGAAGTTATCTAAGCTGATATGTTTTGAAATCTAAAGTGATATCATACACAATTGTGGTCATCCTAAATAATGACGAGTTGAAAAGCTACACAAATGAGTAGGATAAAGCTTCTCACTgaatataaattgaaattttacCTGTTCTATTTATGAGTAATGGAACAAAGCAACTTTAGATAATTTATCTTTTGTTATTCATAATTAGGAAAATAATATAGTGCTGAATTCATACtttggagaaatttttaaaatatatgtaataccTTCAAAATACTGCCTGCTATTCGGTAAGTTGATGTCCAATAACTTATATGATTTTGAAACTTAATGGGCCACTGTTATCAGGAGATATAGTATCTTTGATAAACAGCaatgtagcattgtcatcccattgttcaacgatttgcttgagcatgcaccagtaatgtctccgttgtgagacttgctgttactgtttttggcatatcaaatatgccacgggaagctttccAGCCTCaatcatgcgggcgagatactcacagtatttgccaggctctctgaaagggacaaagaaattgaacttgggtcggaaGCGTGCAGTGCAaaggccttaccctctgtgctatttgaTAAATAATATAATCTAGAAATCTTCACTGTATTCTATTCCAGTGTAGATAGTTTTAGCTGTTCAAGGGGGAAAGTTTTAGATGTGTCCTAATGCTCAAAATTCCATAAAATTGTGGGAAAAGACTAGATTGCCATGACATAATACAAAGGTGAGCACTCCTCTTACACTGAGACCTTTGATTCCTATTGAACTACTCTAAACTTAGTGCTTTGGGTAGCATCCTGAAAAAATATGctgttataaacattttatacatAGGGtatgagtgatagtacaatgggtaggcctTCTGCCTTGCTCAACtccagcctgggtttaatccctgtcatcccatatggtctcctgagcaccaccaggagaaattcctgtgtGCACAGCCAGTGTACTctgtaactcctgaatgcaaaaccccTAATCATtgcccaaacaaaacattttatgcaTTGAAATCAATAACAGTAAATCAATTAAAActtgtaaataaaatgaaataaatctttaaaaagaggaaaaaattaaaccaaaaaatgTTCTTAATGAATCACAATGACATAAAGTTACAGACTCACGAACTTTTATGATTATacttcagtcctacaatgatcgagtactcatccctcaaccagtgcccattctccaccaacaatgttcccagtgtccctcctgccaccccctctgcattcctccccacctgcctctggcaggcacattcccttttactctctctctcctattcagagttatggttttcaatacaggtactaagtggccatcatgtatggtctatagtctactctcagcacatatCTCTCACCCGGAGTGAGCCTCCAAGCGTCATACacttcgtggtcccttctctaccccagctaccttttcccccagcaagtgaggtcaacatccaagctgtggagcaaaccttctgGCCCTAATCTCTATTATCATTgattgagtgttagtctccccttctgttattttatattcttcaagtgcgtgcagttattctatgtctgttcctctcattCTGAtgtatttcacttagcatgattcattccatgttgatccacttatgttagaaaagatgaaataataaaaacaattttgtgtTTCAAAAACAACATTGtctttcaaaatgaaattttactaCTGATGTTAGAGTGTAATGTACCACTGGAACCTGAATGGTACAAACTGTGGTTCATGTAACCACATGTGATTAGTTAAAATTTAATAGTCTCACATAAAGTTGGCTTACAATGATGTTACACTACTCACTCTCCCCATACattatttccctctttcttttatcTCCAGCGAAGTCAAAGGCAGCATGATGAGAGAGAATGAGTCCAGAGTTTCTGAATTTCTCCTCCAGGGGCTCCCTGTTCCACCAGAACAACAAGGttatttcttcatcctcttcctgcTCATGTACCTGACCACAGtgttggggaacctgctcatcatcttGCTCATCCGGATGGACTCTCGTCTCCACACAcctatgtacttcttcctcagtgtCTTGGCCTTCAATGATGTGTCGTTATCATCTGTCACAGTCCCCAAAATGTTGATGGACATGAAGACGAATCACAAGTCTATCCCCTATGCAGGGTGCATTtctcaggtgttttttttaatactctttggttgttttgaaaatttccttctttcagTGATGGcgtatgacaggtatgtggccatctgtcaGCCGCTCCACTACAACACCATCATGAGGCAGGAGCGATGCGTTGCTCTAGTATCAACATCCTTGATTGTTAGTTGCTTCTACTCTTTGTTGCACACCCTCCTTTTAGCTAGAGTTTCTTTCTGTGCTGATGTTACCATTCCCCATTTCTTCTGTGAAATCATTCCCGTCCTGGAAGTAAGCTGCTCAGACGTTTCACTCAATCACCAGGTCATGTACATTGTCGGGGGGATTTATTTTTATCTGCCATTCATCATTATCTTGGGCACTTATATCTGCATATGGGCCACTGTTCTGAGGAATCCCTCTGCTAAGAAATTCTTCAAGGTCCTTTCTACCTGTGGTTCCCATCTCCTTGTTGTGTCTTTATTCTATGGAACcattcttaaagtttattttttatcctcCTCGTCTGCCacaaataataaagatataattGCTTCTGTGATGTACATGatagtcacccccatgctgaacccttttATCTACAGCTtgagaaacagagatataaaacaagcCCTAAATTTGCTCGCTAACAGAGTCAAGTTCTGTAGTCAAAAAACTTAATGTGAGTATATAAACTAGTATGCATTCAAATAATCAAGGAGACTATCATCCTAAAAGATCTATTCTTTGTGTTATTTAAAATTGTCGTATACATCTCTGAGATGTTGACATATGTATGCTTTACTCTGCTAACATTCACCAGTTTTATTCCCCAGACTGACTTTCAGGGACTGACATTTACTGAACAATGATTAGAAACTATGATGCCTCATTTCAGTATGTTTAGAAATCAAGATTTGGTGAATgttaaatatatcaaaaacagaaataaagaagaaaactaacCCAGGTCTACTAACTGTCCAAACATTgccatgcttttttttctttatattgtaaGGATTCAGGGAATTATGTACCTAATGATTGTAAATAAGCCTAATTGCTTATATAAGTCAGATTTCCtgttaaaaattctgaaattctgaTTCCAAACTTTCAGTGACTACTTTGGATGTACTTATAAGTAAGGAATCATGCCAAGTTCAAATAATTCtgttatttctaataaatatactatttttaaatgttataagtGTTTTATATCTTGATCATATGGTAGTTACAATGGATAACTACAATGGTCATGAGAATggatatgtgtgagtatgtgtgtgggtgAAATAAGTTTAACATGATACACACCTTCGATATTTTCACTTTGTCTATGTATTCTCTTTGTTTATGATTACTCAGTACTATGAAAATTCATGTGGGAGGAACAAAAAACCATATTATCCTGAGACTTGAAAGATTATATGACATGTGGGTGTTtgttaaaattacataatttttttacatttgtgCAAATTTTTATACAATACCTTACAcatgatatatataatttttagtgaAGATAGTTTCATTTAAACCAGGCTACTTAGAGAACCATGAGGGGAAAAAGTGAGACAGAGTGCTCTGTTAACAGATTACATAAgcttattcaaaaaataaaaaagccgaGAAAGGTTTTGAGTGAAGGTAAATCACAATTTTTTCAAATCGTCTTGGCCTTGGAAACGTTCCTCACGTTATAAGAACATGTGGCTTTGAAAATATAATACCACACACATAGGTGAAGTACAGGAATAGGTATGCAGTAAGTTTATACATATAAACATGAAAAATACATCttaaaatgtcatatttataTCATTAGTATCTGCATATATCAAATGCGTGTGATCATTTTTGTAAAAAGATGACtccatttttatatctttttttttctcacatctcTAATCTTGTTTTTCATACATCCAACTGACATAAAGATAAAATGTCTTTTCTCTTACTGCATACCATAAGAAATTTACAGCAGTGTCCTGTCCTAAGCTATCACTGCAAGGCACTCAAGTGGACACAGGTATGGAAATGATTAGCCTGCGATGCCGTGTTCACCAGATCCCACAGTCTGCTTAGAAGGAGAAGTCCCAGAAGAGTAAATGCAGTGAACTTTCTGAGGGACAAGCAAGGGAAAAGCATGGTTACTGAGAGAGCTCCAGCAGCaggagccaggaacaaccccctgGGAGCCTCTCTGAGGGCCTCTGCCCAATAAACTGCCTTCAGACCCACTAGTTGCTGCCAATTTAAATTCCTACAATCTAAGTGCACTGACCAGATCAAGAATTAGTTCCACACcaccacagaaaagaatttcagccCCCAGGGTCCACACAGAATGCGTTACTATTATCGTGGGGCTTGTTAGCCTCTGTATGACAATCATCTTTCACCCACTGCACATACTCTCAGGGCAGATGGGAACCACAGGGTCTTATTTTGGATCTAGAATAGCCCTACAAAAGTCCTGACAACTGAAAGGGAAGAACTAAATCTATACCTGCCTGTCACTGAAATACCTTCACAGGGCAATGGAAATAGTTCTAATCACAGTAGCCCATATGTGTAAAATACAAATCAGGTCAGTATTCAGATAATCAGGAAACTACAGCTCCACTGTAAGCACCCTCAAAAATCTAAGAACAATGGGAAAGTCAACAAATTTATCTGTAATCACAGTCCATCTAGCACCACAAGTTTGTTTCCCAGGTATGTGGTCTCCTGACCTGCATTCCAACAATGCACATGTGCCACCCAACCTCCCAGAACAGACGGGACTCCTTGCTCAGAGGCGGTGTTGGGCGTGGCCTCTTGGGTGAAGGGCAACTGAAGTTATTGTCCCCTCTCCCAGCACTTTCTACTCACATCTCAATCCCCAATACCTAGTTCTGTGGAGAACTTCCTGGCTATCTCAAACATAATAGGCCAATAATCTAATAGCCTATTCTAATTGCACCAAAACTCTGCTGAGCACAAGTCTATTCCAATTTTACCAATATACTAGTGAACACTAGAAGCTGTACAAGCTCAGTATAAAAGAACACATTGGGCCAGAgtggcagcacagcgggtagggcttttgttcTGTGAGGCCGaaatgggttcgatccccagcatcccatatggtccctcaggaaccgccaggagtaattactgagtgcagagccaggagtaaccctggagcatcgctgggtatgactcagaaaaaaaaaacacatcttctGAAGCTTCATTAGAGGTTTAACATAACTCACAAAGAAACACTTGAGTGGAAGGACATATTTTAGAAGGGGAAAAATGCAGCCACCAtcgaccgagctcatccagatTCCTTTCTTATGGCAAGAGGGAATAGTGCATGTGAACTGGAAGATCCTACctccatacaaccacaacaacatgaaaaaacagcACAAATTCCCaccacgaagagaggatgaaggaaaGAATCCAGAAGCCTCGACAGGGGTTAatcacaaatacaatctctccgataaagaattcagagttgaagtgctaaggatgtttaatgaactcaaagaaacagtggagcaggcatccagtaaattaaggaggacatgaaagaaacaatggaacattACAGCAAAGAAAATCacggaagaaatgagagcagaataaCAAAACTACtatcagaagtgtcactaataaaagattcggtagatgaaagaaaaatctcagttgttgctctcaacagtagaatggctataggcgagacagaatcagtgagcttgaagatgagctgcagaaagcttacaggcaacaatgaacaatggggaaagacctcaaaatagctctagggtgaatcagggACCTAGAGGATGaatttaagaggaacaacattagagtcattggagtaccagaaggacaaggaggcaaccccaatgaaaaagccacagttaaagaaatcattgctgaaatgtctcagagctggagaatgcagacatccagatccaaggagctcaAAGGGTGCCAGATAAAAGAGACCTTAATAGGAAGACTCTAAGACAAATCATAGCCAGAATGATAGAATTCCAcggagagacacaatactgcaagcagctgGTCAAAGAAGTaaaccacatacaaaggagcatcccttaaatttacagcagacctatcagaggaaaccaccCTGTTGGGGGCAGGCCTagacaccccctgcctctatccctgtaaacagggactgggttaagagggggcctaggcactccctGACTCTCTTCCTGTAAACAGGGATAGGTGTGGAGAAACTTGGCATGAGAGCAAGCCATCTCTTGAGAGCAGGCTTTGACAGGTGGCCAAAGGGCCACTGTACTCTGATGCCCTCTCTATAAAGGGCATCAGAGGACCACCATGCTCTGGTGACGTGCCTCAAGAGAAAAGCTGAAGGGCCActatgctctggcagctggacttgaGAGGATGtcgaagggaggattggctcaaTCCACCATGACCAGGCCCAAGGACACATATCCATTCCTTGTTTCTTAGGGCTGACATAAGGAACCAAAAAACAAGTAatgttggcaaaaataaagttgcttgcagGCACAGCTTTATTAATACTGTTTATGCAGTTTTATAACCTgctgatatcttatagcctacttctccctttggaagaacctggcaaactactaggAGTTTCCTGCCTACCTGGGAGAGCCTCACTCTCATAGttcccgtggtgtattaatatgacaaaaccagtaacaagctgagtctcattcccctgaccatgaaagagcctccagtctgACATCATTGTAAGGAcgagtagagaaaggcttctaaaatctcaggacttggacgaatggagacgttattgagaccactcaagaaattcaacattcaacaggatgatgatgatgatgatgatgatgatgatgatgatgatgatgatgatgatgatgatataaccTGCTGAtaattgctaaaataagactatctAACCAGCTTAGATTATAATAAACTCGCTGTATGCAGTCCTCGATACCCTGTTtcagctctcattccctctctccggccaaggttcaagttggccgagTGGGACGTGgcaccctccaagcccaaagaaaatggtgggatatagtgtaaaaactcaatgaaatgaatgcctcaccagaatactttatccagctaaactctcgtttaaactcaaaggaacgataaactatttcatggataaaaaaaagctcaagaacttcatagactcaagaacaaaattaaaagaaggacaaAAGGAGCTACTGTAAGATAAGAAAAATCTCTTCAAGCACAATAAACCctcacagaaagatggcacaaaccccataacaataatctccctcaatgtcaatgatctaaatgcaccaataaagagacaagagtggcaaaatggattcagaaactgaacccaacattctgctgcctaaaagaaacacacctgaacagtcagagcaaacacagactcaaagtcaaaggatagaaagcAATCCTACAAGAAATCAACTCCCTCAAAattgctggggtggccttactagtatccgacaacatagacttcaggttgaaaagattagaagggacatcgGAGGCCATTTGttattaatcaagagatatgtaagACAGGGAGAAATCACACACCTAACTGTACATGCTCtagtgagggaccagctaaattcataaaacaactgctaacagatttttagAAGGATAGTGCTAGCAACACTATAggagttggagacttcaacactgccttatcaactctggatagatcaacaagattaaaactcagcaaggaaacacaggCTTTGAAGAAATATGTGGAAGAGAAGGCTAATAGATCtacacagggctttacatccccataaaaatatacacattcttttccagtgcacggCGAACATTTTCCAACATAAACCACGtgctggatcacaaaacatacctccacagaatcaggaagattgaaattgtatcaactatcttttcagaccactatgcactgaaaatagaaattaatcacacaaaGATGCAAAGAACTAAATCAaatacctgaaaattaaacaactcaatgttggacaatgagtgggtcagggggaaatcaaggaaaaagtcaaaagatacctggaaataaatgagaatgaagacatgagctactagaatctgtgggatgcagctaaagtcaTGTTAAGGGAAAATTACAAG
The nucleotide sequence above comes from Sorex araneus isolate mSorAra2 chromosome 1, mSorAra2.pri, whole genome shotgun sequence. Encoded proteins:
- the LOC101542415 gene encoding olfactory receptor 1J4-like — translated: MMRKNETRVSEFLLQGLPLPPEHQGLFFILFLLMYLTTVLGNLLIILLIRIDIRLHTPMYFFLSVLAFDDVIFSSVTAPKMLMDMKTSHKSIPYAGCISQVFFLILVGCFENFLLTVMAYDRYVAICQPLHYTTIMRQERCIALLATSWILSFFYSLLQALLLARLVSRENESRVSEFLLQGLPVPPEQQGYFFILFLLMYLTTVLGNLLIILLIRMDSRLHTPMYFFLSVLAFNDVSLSSVTVPKMLMDMKTNHKSIPYAGCISQVFFLILFGCFENFLLSVMAYDRYVAICQPLHYNTIMRQERCVALVSTSLIVSCFYSLLHTLLLARVSFCADVTIPHFFCEIIPVLEVSCSDVSLNHQVMYIVGGIYFYLPFIIILGTYICIWATVLRNPSAKKFFKVLSTCGSHLLVVSLFYGTILKVYFLSSSSATNNKDIIASVMYMIVTPMLNPFIYSLRNRDIKQALNLLANRVKFCSQKT